A single region of the Ziziphus jujuba cultivar Dongzao chromosome 10, ASM3175591v1 genome encodes:
- the LOC107410659 gene encoding LOW QUALITY PROTEIN: chromatin assembly factor 1 subunit FAS1 (The sequence of the model RefSeq protein was modified relative to this genomic sequence to represent the inferred CDS: deleted 2 bases in 1 codon), translated as MVEIIAGADPNDQEMNGQDRPKKTQKRKRASLDLESLGTEEKLAQIEALRKELDGLFEYYKELMDQKVGLDLKLCGGSVNAVVASLMEEKGLPLSKLVDKIYEEVKGNGVCGSVTMASVKNTVLLVGQRIMYGLSNADADLLEDDSKSCLWCWEARDLKLMPESARGILNIRRTCRKKIHERITAVSEMIMALQKLESDQNFKHDLIKASEKLSKVLCESKIRLLVNGLLQKNGTNLAQKEAKREEKLLIKQLEKDKREAEKEKRKLERVLLKEKCQSEKELKRQQEEAEKDERRREKEESEMRKQLRKQQEEAERDQKRREKEEAEIKRQLSIQKQASIMERFLKRSKTSPSQKDQSSTKATIPDSPSKKSENMPEAVTLSMDCTLSSSIDINIEDIRKSHVSSWRLLGHSIHPNRNQHWGKRQKPKTNLFVELKLTTSRIVHDDELSAGKFADGLEEQTSDEISCQTSANCSDVQKFKRGKQLLQFDKSHRPAFYGTWPKKSHVVGPRHPLRKDPDLDYEIESDEEWEEEDPGESLSDCDKDDEEEILEGCSKADDEDESEDGFFVPDGYLSENEGVEIDRMETDIRVDEANSSSGCQQDLESEEFSALLRQQKYLNNLTEHALRKGQPLIILNLLHEKDSLLNAEDLAGTSRMEQMCLQALSMRMFPGGPPTEISLDNEQDHDREACLSSGKSCITPVSTPTAIPDSDLPTIVSAIQSCSQGIQKVVESLQQKLPGISKTQLRNKVREISDFVDNRWQVKKEILDKLGMSASPENSSRRTKSIATFFSKRCLPPTGKSINQNESSREPSLKPGSEMEGQ; from the exons ATGGTTGAAATCATCGCCGGTGCTGATCCAAATGACCAGGAAATGAACGGTCAAGATCGACCCAAGAAGACCCAGAAGCGAAAGAGGGCTAGTTTGGATCTAGAAAGCTTGGGTACGGAGGAAAAATTGGCTCAGATTGAAGCTCTTCGCAAAGAGCTTGATGGGTTGTTTGAATACTACAAGGAATTGATGGATCAGAAAGTGGGTTTGGATTTGAAGCTGTGTGGTGGCAGTGTCAATGCGGTCGTGGCTTCGTTGATGGAGGAGAAAGGACTTCCTTTGTCGAAACTCGTCGACAAAATCTACGAGGAAGTGAAGGGAAATGGAGTTTGTGGGAGTGTGACAATGGCGTCCGTGAAGAACACTGTTCTACTTGTTGGTCAGCGGATTATGTACGGTCTGTCCAATGCCGATGCCGATCTCTTAGAGGACGACTCCAAGTCTTGTCTTTGGTGCTGGGAG GCAAGAGATTTAAAGCTGATGCCAGAATCTGCACGTGGAATATTGAATATTAGGCGTACCTGTCGAAAAAAGATCCATGAGAGGATTACAGCTGTTTCTG AAATGATAATGGCATTACAAAAGTTGGAGAGTGACCAAAATTTCAAACACGACCTCATAAAGGCATCAGAAAAGCTTAGTAAAGTATTATGTGAGTCAAAGATTCGTTTATTGGTTAATGGCCTGCTGCAGAAGAATGGTACAAACTT GGCTCAAAAGGAAGCAAAACGGGAAGAAAAATTGCTAATCAAACAACTGGAGAAGGATAAACGAGAAgctgaaaaagagaaaaggaaattgGAACGCGtgcttttaaaagaaaaatgtcaaAGT gAAAAGGAGCTAAAGAGGCAGCAAGAGGAGGCAGAAAAAGATGAAAGGCGTCGCGAGAAAGAAGAATCTGAAATGAGGAAACAACTGAGGAAGCAACAAGAGGAAGCAGAGAGAGATCAGAAACGTCGAGAGAAGGAAGAAGCTGAAATTAAAAGGCAACTCTCCATACAAAAGCAAGCTTCAATCATGGAACGCTTTCTTAAGAGAAGCAAAACTAGCCCAAGCCAGAAGGACCAGTCTTCAACTAAAGCAACCATTCCTGATTCACCAAGTAAAAAGAGTGAAAATATGCCTGAGGCAGTTACTCTATCAATGGATTGTACTCTGTCGTCAAGTATAGATATTAATATTGAGGATATCCGCAA GTCACATGTTTCTTCGTGGCGGCTCTTGGGTCATTCTATTCATCCAAACAGAAACCAGCATTGGGGCAAACGCCAAAAGCCTAAGACTAATCTGTTTGTGGAACTTAAGCTCACTACAAGTAGAATAGTTCATGATGATGAGTTGAGCGCAGGGAAATTTGCAGATGGATTAGAAGAACAGACTTCTGATGAAATATCATGTCAGACTAGTGCAAATTGTTCTGATGTCCAGAAGTTCAAACGGGGGAAGCAGTTGCTGCAATTTGATAAGAGCCATAGACCTGCATTTTATGGTACATGGCCAAAGAAAAG TCATGTTGTTGGACCACGCCATCCTTTAAGGAAGGACCCGGACTTGGATTACGAAATTGAGAGTGATGAGGAATGGGAAGAG GAGGATCCTGGTGAAAGCCTTTCAGATTGCGACAAGGATGATGAAGAGGAAATTTTAGAGGGATGTTCAAAAgctgatgatgaagatgaaagTGAAGATGGTTTTTTCGTACCTGATGGGTATCTTTCGGAAAATGAG GGAGTAGAGATTGACAGGATGGAAACTGATATTAGAGTTGACGAGGCCAATAGCTCATCTGGCTGTCAGCAAGACTTAGAGAGTGAAGAATTCTCTGCCTTGCTTAGgcaacaaaaatatttgaacaatttGACAGAACATGCTCTTCGGAAAGGTCAACCTTTGATTATATTGAACTTGTTGCATGAGAAGGACTCTTTGTTAAATGCAGAAGATCTTGCTGGTACATCTAGGATGGAACAGATGTGCTTGCAAGCTCTAAGTATGCGTATGTTCCCTGGTGGACCACCAACAGAGATCTCACTGGATAATGAACAAGACCATGACCGAGAAGCTTGCCTATCAAGTGGCAAGAGCTGTATCACGCCAGTCTCTACTCCGACTGCTATACCAGACTCAGATTTGCCTACAATA GTGTCTGCTATTCAGTCATGTTCACAAGGTATCCAAAAGGTGGTTGAATCTCTGCAACAGAAGTTGCCTGGTATTTCGAAGACTCAATTAAGGAATAAAGTGCGTGAGATATCAGATTTTGTAGATAATCGGTGGCAG GTCAAGAAAGAAATCTTGGACAAACTTGGCATGTCAGCATCTCCTG AAAATAGTTCACGTCGGACCAAAAGCATTGCTACATTTTTCTCGAAAAGGTGCTTGCCACCCACTGGTAAAAGCATCAACCAAAATGAAAGCTCTAGGGAG CCATCTTTGAAACCAGGTTCTGAGATGGAGGGGCAGTAG
- the LOC107410674 gene encoding stearoyl-[acyl-carrier-protein] 9-desaturase, chloroplastic isoform X1, with translation MALRLNSTVVLPSHRIPFKHRTFRSPRVSMASTLHSISTDTGNTKKPYCPPREVHVQVTHSMSPQKIEIFKSLEGWAEDNVLVHLKPVEKCWQPQDFLPEPESDGFYEQVKELRERAKEIPDDYFVVLVGDMITEEALPTYQTMLNTLDGVRDETGASLTSWAIWTRAWTAEENRHGDLLNKYLYLSGRVDMKQIEKTIQYLIGSGMDPKTENNPYLGFIYTSFQERATFISHGNTARLAKDHGDLKLAQICGTIAADEKRHETAYTKIVEKLFEIDPDATVMSLADMMKKKISMPAHLMYDGKDDNLFDHFSAVAQRLGVYTAKDYADILEFLVGRWKIENMTGLSGEGRRAQEFVCGLPQRIRRLEERAQGRAKELSPVPFSWVFDRSIKI, from the exons atggctctcAGACTGAATTCAACCGTGGTATTACCGTCCCATAGAATCCCTTTCAAACACCGCACTTTCAGATCTCCAAGAGTCTCTATGGCATCCACTCTCCACTCAATCTCTAC AGATACAGGAAATACAAAGAAACCTTACTGCCCTCCACGTGAGGTACATGTTCAAGTGACTCATTCCATGTCACCTCAAAAGATTGAGATATTCAAATCATTAGAAGGTTGGGCTGAGGATAATGTCTTGGTGCACTTAAAACCTGTTGAGAAATGTTGGCAGCCACAAGATTTTCTGCCAGAGCCTGAATCTGATGGGTTTTATGAGCAAGTCAAAGAGTTAAGGGAGAGAGCAAAGGAAATTCCTGATGACTATTTTGTTGTGTTAGTGGGAGATATGATTACTGAAGAAGCCCTTCCAACTTACCAGACTATGCTCAATACCCTAGATGGAGTTCGAGATGAGACTGGTGCAAGCTTGACTTCTTGGGCCATATGGACTAGGGCATGGACTGCGGAAGAGAACAGGCATGGAGATCTCCTTAACAAATATCTTTATCTCTCTGGACGAGTAGACATGAAGCAAATTGAGAAGACCATTCAGTATCTCATTGGGTCAGGCATG GATCCTAAAACGGAGAACAACCCCTACCTTGGTTTCATCTACACTTCATTTCAAGAGAGGGCAACATTCATATCCCATGGGAATACGGCCAGGCTAGCAAAAGATCATGGTGACTTGAAATTAGCACAGATATGTGGTACGATTGCTGCTGATGAAAAACGCCATGAAACTGCCTACACAAAGATTGTTGAGAAGCTCTTTGAGATCGACCCAGATGCCACCGTCATGTCTTTAGCTGAcatgatgaagaaaaaaatatcgatGCCAGCCCACTTGATGTATGATGGAAAAGATGATAACCTTTTTGATCACTTCTCAGCTGTAGCTCAACGGCTTGGAGTTTATACTGCCAAGGATTATGCTGATATTTTGGAGTTTCTGGTTGGAAGATGGAAAATAGAGAACATGACTGGTCTTTCTGGCGAGGGACGTAGAGCGCAGGAATTTGTTTGTGGATTGCCCCAGAGGATTAGAAGGTTGGAGGAGAGGGCTCAGGGAAGGGCCAAGGAATTATCTCCAGTTCCATTCAGTTGGGTTTTTGATAGATCAATTAAGATTTAG
- the LOC107410674 gene encoding stearoyl-[acyl-carrier-protein] 9-desaturase, chloroplastic isoform X2: MLVFLRDTGNTKKPYCPPREVHVQVTHSMSPQKIEIFKSLEGWAEDNVLVHLKPVEKCWQPQDFLPEPESDGFYEQVKELRERAKEIPDDYFVVLVGDMITEEALPTYQTMLNTLDGVRDETGASLTSWAIWTRAWTAEENRHGDLLNKYLYLSGRVDMKQIEKTIQYLIGSGMDPKTENNPYLGFIYTSFQERATFISHGNTARLAKDHGDLKLAQICGTIAADEKRHETAYTKIVEKLFEIDPDATVMSLADMMKKKISMPAHLMYDGKDDNLFDHFSAVAQRLGVYTAKDYADILEFLVGRWKIENMTGLSGEGRRAQEFVCGLPQRIRRLEERAQGRAKELSPVPFSWVFDRSIKI; this comes from the exons ATGTTGGTTTTCTTGAG AGATACAGGAAATACAAAGAAACCTTACTGCCCTCCACGTGAGGTACATGTTCAAGTGACTCATTCCATGTCACCTCAAAAGATTGAGATATTCAAATCATTAGAAGGTTGGGCTGAGGATAATGTCTTGGTGCACTTAAAACCTGTTGAGAAATGTTGGCAGCCACAAGATTTTCTGCCAGAGCCTGAATCTGATGGGTTTTATGAGCAAGTCAAAGAGTTAAGGGAGAGAGCAAAGGAAATTCCTGATGACTATTTTGTTGTGTTAGTGGGAGATATGATTACTGAAGAAGCCCTTCCAACTTACCAGACTATGCTCAATACCCTAGATGGAGTTCGAGATGAGACTGGTGCAAGCTTGACTTCTTGGGCCATATGGACTAGGGCATGGACTGCGGAAGAGAACAGGCATGGAGATCTCCTTAACAAATATCTTTATCTCTCTGGACGAGTAGACATGAAGCAAATTGAGAAGACCATTCAGTATCTCATTGGGTCAGGCATG GATCCTAAAACGGAGAACAACCCCTACCTTGGTTTCATCTACACTTCATTTCAAGAGAGGGCAACATTCATATCCCATGGGAATACGGCCAGGCTAGCAAAAGATCATGGTGACTTGAAATTAGCACAGATATGTGGTACGATTGCTGCTGATGAAAAACGCCATGAAACTGCCTACACAAAGATTGTTGAGAAGCTCTTTGAGATCGACCCAGATGCCACCGTCATGTCTTTAGCTGAcatgatgaagaaaaaaatatcgatGCCAGCCCACTTGATGTATGATGGAAAAGATGATAACCTTTTTGATCACTTCTCAGCTGTAGCTCAACGGCTTGGAGTTTATACTGCCAAGGATTATGCTGATATTTTGGAGTTTCTGGTTGGAAGATGGAAAATAGAGAACATGACTGGTCTTTCTGGCGAGGGACGTAGAGCGCAGGAATTTGTTTGTGGATTGCCCCAGAGGATTAGAAGGTTGGAGGAGAGGGCTCAGGGAAGGGCCAAGGAATTATCTCCAGTTCCATTCAGTTGGGTTTTTGATAGATCAATTAAGATTTAG
- the LOC107410666 gene encoding uncharacterized protein LOC107410666: MGFSVQTNPPSSIGDSHYHTHKVFLFCNYILLGAASSCIFLTLSLRLFPSICGFFLILLHVFTIVGAVSGCAAASAGMTGRWYGAHMVATVLTAIFQGSVSVLIFTRTADFLGNLKSYVREEDGAVILKLAGGLCILIFCLEWVVLTLAFFLKYYAYVEGGDGRVSSNAIVRRSAKVQQDDDLKDWPWPFQV; this comes from the coding sequence ATGGGTTTCTCAGTCCAAACCAACCCACCAAGCTCAATAGGCGATTCCCACTACCACACCCACAAAGTCTTCCTCTTCTGCAACTACATTCTCCTTGGAGCAGCCTCCAGTTGCATCTTCCTCACCCTCTCTCTCCGCCTCTTCCCTTCCATCTGCGGCTTCTTCTTGATCCTCCTCCACGTCTTCACCATCGTCGGCGCCGTCTCGGGATGCGCGGCGGCTTCGGCTGGGATGACCGGTAGGTGGTATGGAGCCCACATGGTTGCCACGGTTCTCACTGCGATATTCCAAGGCTCGGTTTCGGTGCTGATCTTCACGAGGACGGcggatttcctcgggaatttgAAATCCTATGTGAGGGAAGAAGATGGAGCTGTGATTCTGAAACTGGCAGGTGGGTTGTGCATCTTGATCTTCTGCTTGGAGTGGGTGGTTCTGACACTGGCTTTCTTCTTGAAGTACTATGCTTATGTTGAAGGAGGAGATGGCAGAGTCAGCAGCAATGCCATTGTGAGAAGGAGTGCAAAAGTTCAGCAAGATGATGATTTGAAGGACTGGCCATGGCCTTTCCAAGTCTAA